One part of the Microbacterium aurugineum genome encodes these proteins:
- a CDS encoding type 1 glutamine amidotransferase domain-containing protein, giving the protein MTRRILHVVTNVGHYDAPSHATGLWLSELTHAWEVFEKRGFEQRIVSPQGGASPLEPRSLRFPSYDKTARAWRDDPARMALLENTLRPDQIDAADHDAIYFTGGHAVMYDFPESEGLQRITREIWERGGVVSSVCHGYCGLLNTRLSDGSLLVADRKVTGFAWQEEVLARVDKLVPYNAEEEMKKRGAHYEKALLPFVSHAVVDGHLVTGQNPGSAKETAAKVAALL; this is encoded by the coding sequence ATGACCAGACGCATTCTTCACGTCGTCACCAACGTCGGCCACTACGACGCCCCCTCGCACGCGACCGGCCTGTGGCTGTCGGAACTCACCCATGCGTGGGAGGTGTTCGAGAAGCGTGGCTTCGAGCAACGGATCGTCAGTCCGCAGGGCGGTGCCTCACCGCTGGAACCTCGTTCGCTGAGGTTCCCCAGCTACGACAAGACCGCCAGAGCCTGGCGCGACGACCCCGCACGCATGGCGCTCTTGGAGAACACCCTGCGCCCGGACCAGATCGACGCCGCGGACCACGACGCGATCTACTTCACCGGCGGTCATGCCGTGATGTACGACTTCCCCGAGAGTGAAGGACTGCAGCGGATCACCCGAGAGATCTGGGAACGCGGAGGAGTCGTGTCCTCGGTCTGCCACGGCTATTGCGGGCTGCTCAACACGCGACTCTCCGACGGCTCTCTCCTCGTCGCTGACCGGAAGGTCACCGGCTTCGCCTGGCAGGAGGAGGTTCTCGCCCGCGTGGACAAACTTGTCCCGTACAACGCGGAGGAAGAGATGAAGAAGCGCGGCGCCCACTACGAGAAGGCTCTCCTGCCGTTCGTCTCCCATGCCGTCGTCGACGGCCACCTCGTCACGGGACAGAACCCCGGATCGGCGAAGGAGACCGCCGCGAAGGTCGCCGCCCTGCTCTGA
- a CDS encoding TetR/AcrR family transcriptional regulator → MSTSEKTYHHGDLRAALIDAAIQVLESGEPFSLRAVARRAGVSPAAPYRHFADREALDSAVAVEGFHDLRADLAAALDSAPASSSAADVIAELGIAYVAFAMRRPAVFRLMFGNECDDANAERVTASAELHTVLNEAVERLLPGADVPNLSTALWSLAHGLAFLHLDGKLRPEPADAVSARVHTVVGAILAVPLRPASLQLVDTTPGEIS, encoded by the coding sequence GTGTCAACATCGGAGAAGACCTACCACCACGGTGATCTTCGCGCTGCTCTCATCGACGCGGCGATCCAGGTGCTCGAATCAGGCGAGCCGTTCTCTCTGCGCGCCGTCGCGCGTCGAGCAGGGGTGTCGCCGGCCGCCCCGTATCGGCACTTCGCCGATCGCGAGGCGCTGGACTCCGCCGTCGCCGTCGAAGGGTTCCATGACTTGCGGGCAGACCTCGCCGCCGCACTCGACAGCGCCCCGGCGTCGTCGTCCGCGGCCGATGTCATCGCAGAGCTCGGCATCGCCTACGTGGCCTTCGCGATGCGTCGTCCCGCGGTCTTCCGACTGATGTTCGGGAACGAGTGCGACGACGCGAACGCCGAGCGGGTGACGGCGTCCGCGGAACTGCACACCGTCCTGAACGAGGCTGTCGAGCGGTTGCTCCCCGGGGCGGACGTCCCGAATCTGTCGACTGCCCTGTGGAGCCTGGCTCACGGGTTGGCGTTCCTGCACCTCGACGGAAAGCTCCGCCCGGAACCCGCCGACGCGGTGTCCGCACGCGTACACACCGTCGTCGGCGCGATCCTCGCTGTCCCCCTCCGACCCGCATCTCTGCAGTTGGTCGACACCACCCCGGGAGAGATCTCATGA
- a CDS encoding NAD-dependent epimerase/dehydratase family protein, with translation MQTILGANGQIAVELARELSRNHASPLRLVSRNPRRVNDTDDLKSADLLDAAQTRAAVQGSDVVYFAAGLPADTALWERQFPRMLKNALDATRAAGARFAYFDNTYMYPQDDRVQTESTPFEPVGPKGRVRAAMASMVLDEMARGDIPVLIARAPEFYGPGRTQSFTNALIVDRIRNGKRPFVPVRDDVQRTLIWTPDASRALAALGTTEDAFQQTWHLPTDPDRPTYRQFVSLVSDAFDRPRPPAYTVLPTWMLGAAGLVSPQAREIRELLPRYEHDNRFDSTKFARRFPEFEVTSYRRGVDLLRGASLEEQPGGS, from the coding sequence ATGCAGACCATACTGGGCGCGAACGGCCAGATCGCCGTCGAGCTCGCGCGAGAGCTGAGCCGAAACCACGCATCCCCGCTCAGGCTCGTCAGCCGCAACCCCCGAAGAGTCAACGACACCGACGACCTCAAGAGCGCCGACCTGCTCGATGCGGCTCAGACGCGGGCCGCGGTTCAGGGGAGCGACGTGGTGTACTTCGCGGCCGGGTTGCCCGCGGACACAGCGCTGTGGGAGCGGCAGTTCCCGAGGATGCTCAAGAACGCCCTCGACGCGACCCGTGCGGCCGGCGCCAGGTTCGCGTACTTCGACAACACCTACATGTATCCGCAGGATGACCGGGTGCAGACCGAGAGCACGCCCTTCGAGCCCGTCGGACCGAAGGGTCGGGTCCGGGCGGCGATGGCGTCGATGGTGCTCGACGAGATGGCGCGTGGTGACATCCCCGTCCTGATCGCCCGTGCCCCGGAGTTCTACGGGCCGGGGAGAACACAGAGCTTCACGAACGCTCTCATCGTCGACCGGATCAGGAACGGCAAGCGCCCGTTCGTCCCTGTGCGAGATGACGTCCAGCGCACCCTGATCTGGACGCCCGACGCGAGCCGTGCTCTCGCGGCACTCGGCACCACCGAGGATGCCTTCCAGCAGACGTGGCATCTGCCCACCGATCCCGACCGTCCCACCTACCGACAGTTCGTCTCCCTGGTGAGCGACGCGTTCGACCGGCCGCGCCCACCCGCCTACACCGTTCTTCCGACGTGGATGCTGGGGGCGGCCGGGCTCGTGTCCCCGCAGGCGCGGGAGATCAGAGAACTGCTCCCGCGGTACGAGCACGACAACAGATTCGACTCCACGAAGTTCGCTCGGCGGTTCCCCGAATTCGAGGTCACCAGCTACCGTCGCGGCGTGGATCTTCTCCGCGGCGCATCGCTTGAGGAGCAGCCCGGCGGATCCTAA
- the dcd gene encoding dCTP deaminase, whose protein sequence is MLLSDRDIRAELASGRVGLEPREEGMIQPSSIDVRLDRYFRLFDNHKYPFIDPSVDQPELTRLIEVDPEEPFILHPGEFALGATFEQVTLPDDIAARLEGKSSLGRLGLITHSTAGFIDPGFTGHVTLELANVATLPIKLWPGMKIGQLCFFRLTSPAESPYGSGPYGNRYQGQRGPTASRSFQNFHRTDVGVTDVGAVGG, encoded by the coding sequence GTGCTTCTCAGCGATCGCGACATCAGAGCAGAACTCGCATCCGGCCGCGTCGGCCTCGAGCCGCGCGAAGAGGGGATGATCCAGCCGTCGAGCATCGACGTGCGCCTGGACCGCTACTTCCGGCTGTTCGACAACCACAAGTACCCTTTCATCGACCCGTCGGTCGATCAGCCGGAGCTCACGCGTCTGATCGAGGTCGATCCCGAGGAGCCGTTCATCCTGCACCCCGGCGAGTTCGCACTCGGCGCGACGTTCGAGCAGGTCACCCTCCCGGATGACATCGCCGCCCGTCTCGAGGGCAAGTCTTCGCTCGGGCGCCTCGGGCTCATCACGCACTCGACGGCCGGGTTCATCGACCCGGGGTTCACCGGTCACGTGACGCTGGAGCTCGCGAACGTCGCGACCCTGCCGATCAAGCTGTGGCCGGGGATGAAGATCGGGCAGCTCTGCTTCTTCCGGCTGACCTCACCGGCCGAAAGCCCCTACGGGTCCGGCCCCTACGGCAATCGTTACCAGGGGCAGCGCGGACCGACGGCCTCGCGGTCGTTCCAGAACTTCCATCGAACGGACGTCGGCGTGACCGACGTCGGAGCAGTCGGAGGCTGA
- a CDS encoding glycoside hydrolase family 9 protein, with protein MRILTNHLGYDSAAPKSALVEVPHPGEMPHVELLSLDDDSRVRLSTRPTATVDAWQTGAYARVDFDEVNAPGRYALLASVGDEVVSSPPFMIGVERLAAGTLSDILFAFKAARSSGEIERKDAAALRYADDSGFTVDARGGWLDASGDTSKFLSHLTYSPTMSPQQIPLCAWAFLEARDRLAERHPRFHKALGARLRDEALFGADFLVRFRTPDGAFYSGIFDALTKQLEERVINAPLPECVRTDRYRASYRGGGGLAIAALARASREQEHGAFSSAEYLAAAVGAFDDLEAHNTEYLFGLDLKTGALTNSSESVVDEYCALLAAAELVAATDGADGVDAERFVAAADRRAAALIDRYRTSPDEPGWFEAWEDGRPFFSAVEAGLPVIALLRYAELVPDARFGDTARELALAVMQDVLRRTQAVDNPFGYPRQRVQPRGGSVRDAFFFPHENDTGYWWQGENANLGSLAFSALGVADLPACDSVQATQLRRFAADQVHWVLGRNPFDVCMLQGRGRNNVEYTPDFPNLPGGIVNGITSHPDDENGIAFLTPETTEGPDSWRWAEQWIPHSAWFLLAVSAS; from the coding sequence ATGCGCATTCTCACCAACCACCTCGGCTACGACTCCGCGGCCCCGAAGTCGGCGCTCGTCGAGGTGCCGCATCCCGGGGAGATGCCGCACGTCGAGCTGCTGTCGCTCGACGATGACTCCCGTGTGCGTCTCTCCACCCGCCCCACCGCGACAGTCGACGCCTGGCAGACCGGTGCATACGCGCGCGTCGACTTCGACGAGGTCAACGCTCCGGGCCGATACGCGCTCCTGGCCTCGGTCGGCGACGAAGTCGTCTCGTCTCCGCCGTTCATGATCGGCGTCGAGCGCCTGGCGGCAGGCACGCTCTCCGACATCTTGTTCGCCTTCAAGGCGGCTCGCTCCAGCGGTGAGATCGAGCGCAAGGATGCCGCAGCGCTGCGTTATGCAGACGATTCCGGATTCACGGTGGATGCTCGCGGGGGCTGGCTCGACGCCTCGGGCGACACCAGCAAATTCCTCAGCCATCTGACCTATTCCCCGACCATGAGCCCGCAGCAGATCCCGCTGTGTGCGTGGGCGTTCCTGGAGGCTCGGGACCGGCTGGCTGAGCGACATCCGCGCTTCCACAAGGCGCTCGGTGCGCGACTGCGTGACGAGGCCCTGTTCGGCGCCGACTTCCTGGTGCGCTTCCGCACGCCGGACGGTGCGTTCTACAGCGGAATCTTCGATGCGCTCACCAAGCAGCTCGAGGAGCGCGTGATCAATGCGCCGCTACCGGAATGCGTACGCACCGACCGCTATCGCGCCTCGTATCGTGGCGGCGGCGGGCTGGCGATCGCCGCGCTCGCCCGGGCGTCGAGGGAGCAAGAACACGGCGCCTTCTCGAGCGCCGAGTATCTCGCGGCCGCCGTCGGTGCCTTCGACGACCTCGAGGCGCATAACACGGAGTATCTGTTCGGGCTCGACCTCAAGACCGGAGCCCTGACGAACAGTTCCGAGTCGGTCGTCGACGAATACTGCGCCCTGCTCGCAGCGGCCGAGCTCGTCGCGGCGACGGATGGCGCGGATGGCGTGGACGCCGAGCGATTCGTCGCGGCGGCGGATCGTCGCGCCGCGGCCCTGATCGACCGCTACCGCACCTCGCCCGACGAGCCGGGTTGGTTCGAGGCCTGGGAGGACGGACGGCCATTCTTCTCTGCCGTCGAAGCGGGCCTGCCGGTGATCGCCCTGCTCCGCTACGCCGAGCTCGTGCCCGATGCGCGCTTCGGCGACACGGCGCGCGAGCTGGCGCTGGCGGTCATGCAAGATGTGTTGCGACGCACGCAGGCCGTCGACAATCCGTTCGGGTATCCGCGCCAGCGAGTGCAGCCGCGAGGCGGCAGCGTGCGCGACGCATTCTTCTTCCCCCACGAGAACGACACCGGCTACTGGTGGCAAGGCGAGAACGCGAACCTGGGTTCTCTCGCGTTCTCGGCCCTTGGAGTCGCCGACCTTCCAGCGTGCGATTCTGTGCAAGCGACGCAACTGCGGCGCTTCGCGGCCGACCAGGTGCACTGGGTGCTCGGACGCAACCCCTTCGACGTGTGCATGCTGCAGGGTAGGGGGCGCAACAACGTCGAGTACACTCCCGACTTCCCGAACCTGCCCGGCGGCATCGTGAACGGCATCACGAGTCACCCCGACGACGAGAACGGCATCGCCTTTCTGACCCCCGAGACCACCGAGGGCCCGGACTCGTGGCGCTGGGCGGAGCAGTGGATCCCGCACTCGGCGTGGTTCCTGCTCGCGGTCAGCGCGAGTTGA